A window of the Streptomyces griseochromogenes genome harbors these coding sequences:
- a CDS encoding DUF6400 family protein — MSPHDPTLPGEPDETPASGGSVPVDFSFDLSSHEMLRRTHTLAALGPDWDPVAALRGEEEAYDLLYSGLSEEQQRVYEELVEAGVLPARGGGDAAA; from the coding sequence ATGTCCCCCCATGACCCCACCCTTCCTGGCGAACCGGATGAAACCCCCGCTTCGGGCGGTTCCGTGCCGGTCGACTTCTCCTTCGACCTGAGCTCGCACGAAATGCTCCGGCGGACGCACACCCTTGCCGCTCTGGGACCCGACTGGGACCCCGTCGCGGCGCTGCGTGGCGAGGAGGAGGCGTACGACCTGCTGTACTCCGGCCTGAGCGAGGAGCAGCAGCGCGTCTACGAGGAGCTGGTCGAGGCCGGAGTGCTCCCGGCGCGTGGGGGCGGCGATGCTGCCGCTTGA